A stretch of the Vitis vinifera cultivar Pinot Noir 40024 chromosome 16, ASM3070453v1 genome encodes the following:
- the LOC100247997 gene encoding anthocyanidin 3-O-glucosyltransferase 5, with translation MESSKPHAILLASPGLGHLIPVLELAKRLVTHHGFRVTVFAIAASASPAESQSLGSAASSKLLHVVELPPADISSLVDADAAVFTRIVVMMRETIPSFRAAISAMKFPPSLMIVDFFGFEALEIPEFDMPKYTFVPSNACLLALTLYVATLDVEVKGEYVDRAEPLQLPGCKPVRPEDVVDPMLDRRNQQYLEYMRMGVGITKADGILLNTWEDLEPTTLKALRDHKVMAQFAKVPIYPVGPLTRPVGKEEARSELLDWLDLQPADSVIYVSFGSGGTHSSEQLAELAWGLELSQQRFIWVVRPPIENDPSGSFFTTGKGRGEHPSDYLPEGFLTRTKNVGVVVPLWAPQVEILSHPSVRGFLSHCGWGSTLESILSGVPMVAWPLYAEQRLNATMLTEELGIAVRPEVLPTKRVVRKEEIEKMVRKVMEENHSRERVKEVMNSGERALRKGGSSYNSLSQAASTAISFHKSTGAP, from the coding sequence ATGGAGAGCTCAAAGCCTCACGCAATACTCCTAGCCAGCCCTGGTTTGGGTCACCTCATCCCCGTCCTAGAGCTCGCCAAACGCCTGGTAACCCATCATGGCTTCCGCGTTACTGTCTTCGCAATCGCTGCGTCTGCGTCACCTGCAGAATCCCAGTCTCTCGGTTCTGCTGCCAGTTCCAAGCTCCTACACGTAGTTGAACTTCCCCCAGCCGACATATCCAGCCTAGTTGATGCCGATGCAGCGGTCTTTACTCGGATTGTTGTCATGATGCGCGAGACCATACCGAGCTTCCGGGCAGCCATCTCCGCGATGAAGTTTCCTCCTTCGCTTATGATTGTAGACTTTTTTGGATTTGAAGCGCTTGAAATACCAGAATTTGATATGCCCAAGTACACTTTTGTGCCTTCAAATGCGTGTCTTCTGGCCCTGACGTTGTATGTGGCAACTCTAGATGTGGAGGTGAAAGGAGAGTATGTAGATAGAGCAGAACCGCTTCAGTTACCCGGTTGCAAACCTGTTCGGCCAGAAGATGTGGTTGATCCGATGCTGGATAGGAGGAATCAGCAGTACCTCGAGTACATGCGCATGGGAGTTGGGATCACTAAGGCTGACGGAATTCTGTTGAACACATGGGAGGATCTGGAACCCACTACGCTTAAAGCCCTAAGAGATCACAAGGTAATGGCCCAGTTCGCTAAGGTACCTATCTACCCCGTTGGTCCACTCACAAGGCCGGTCGGAAAAGAAGAAGCGAGGAGCGAGTTGTTGGATTGGCTAGACCTTCAACCCGCTGATTCGGTTATTTATGTATCTTTTGGGAGCGGTGGAACACACTCATCGGAGCAACTCGCGGAGTTGGCGTGGGGATTGGAGCTGAGCCAGCAAAGGTTCATTTGGGTGGTCCGCCCGCCCATCGAAAACGATCCATCAGGATCATTTTTCACAACAGGAAAGGGAAGGGGGGAGCACCCATCAGATTACTTGCCAGAAGGGTTCCTGACCCGGACCAAAAATGTGGGAGTGGTGGTGCCGCTGTGGGCACCACAAGTGGAGATCCTCAGCCATCCATCGGTGCGAGGATTTTTATCTCATTGCGGGTGGGGTTCCACATTGGAGAGCATACTCAGTGGGGTGCCGATGGTCGCATGGCCACTCTACGCAGAGCAACGATTGAATGCTACCATGCTGACGGAGGAGCTGGGAATTGCAGTCCGCCCGGAGGTGTTGCCGACAAAGAGGGTGGTGAGGAAGGAGGAGATAGAGAAGATGGTGAGAAAGGTTATGGAAGAGAATCATTCGAGGGAGAGGGTAAAAGAAGTGATGAACAGTGGAGAGAGAGCTTTAAGAAAGGGTGGGTCCTCCTATAACTCACTCTCACAAGCAGCTTCCACTGCAATTTCCTTTCATAAGAGTACAGGAGCCCCGTGA